tgtttctCCATTCTAGCTTTCAGGAACTTGCATTGTCATACAGGAGCTTGGATTTATTATGATGTGTACGTCCTTGCATTGTCATACATGAGCCTGCATTTGTCTTGTTTATTCACAAATCAAGTATTTGAGATCAAATTCTAGAGCAACAAgctcaatataaataaatatatatatttatataagttaataaaaggcagatatatatatttgtttggtTTTCTAGCTGCCTTCAATTAAGTCAAGGAACTGGAGTTAATTTGTTTGGTTTTCTAGTTGccttcaattaaaatatataatatcccACAATGTTATACCGTGTTTAGAATGAAACTGTTGGCTATTAAATCACCACTATTGATAGGTTCTCAacattaaaacaataaaaaggaaATCATAAATATAACCACATTTTAATGAGTACTACAATACACCACAAGGTGTTTCCATATTCAAGAAAGTAAATTATGCTCGGCCATGCATATTCCATAAGTGCTCAATAAGGTCGGCTTGGAGTTGAGAATGGGTGCCTCTATCTCTAATACGATAATGGTGGGCAATGAACTCCATGAAGTCAGGTATATTATCTCGTGAAATAGGCTCAAATGGAGTATCATCATTGACCTCATAATTGAATTGGTCAGCCCCAAGATATAGATGACGTTCATCTTCAATAATCATATTGTGCAAGATAATGCATGTGTATATAATATCTTTTAGAACTTTAGGTTGGAAATACCTTGCAGGTCCACGCACAATTACAAATCTAGCTTGGAGTACTCCGAAGGCACGTTCCACATCTTTCCTTGCAGACTCCTGGCAAGCAGCAaaatgttttttcctttttccatgtGGAGCAGGAATTGTTTTTACTAATATTGCCCACGAAGGATATATACCATCAGCAAGATAATATCTCATTGTGTATTCGTGACCATTAATAGTATAGTTGCACGGAGGAGCACGACCTTCGGCCACCGCAGCAAAAACAGAAGATCGATCGAGTACGTTGATGTCATTATGAGACCCAGGCAAACCAAAAAAAGCATGCcatatccaaagatcataaGAGGCAACAACTTCCAAAATGATAGTTGGTTTATTTACGTGACCAGCGTACATACATTTCCAAGCACTAGGACaatttttccatttccaatgcatgcaatcaatgctaTCCAACATTCCTAGAAACCCACGCCTTTGTTCAACTTCTAGTAACCTCGCTATATCATTGCTGGTTGGATACCTCAAGTACTCACCTCCAAAGATTGACACAATCGCCTTTACAAATTTCTTCATACTCAACCGTGCAGTGCTTTCTCCAATTCTTACATACTCATCGGTAAGATCTGCTGTTACCCTATATGCGAGCATCCTAATTGTCGCGGTCATCTTTTGAAGGGAAGACAATCCAAGCCTACCACTAGCATCTCTCTTTTAGACAAAATAATCATTATGAGTCTCAACTGCAGAATGTATGCTTAAAAAAAGATCACAATTCATTTGAAATTGCCTCCTAAAAATGTTTGGCAGATATATTGGTGGTTGAGCAAAGTAATCCTTCCAAAGGCGCTCATGACCTTCCAATGGATTGCGTTGGATGAACATACGAGGTTGAGAATTAGGAAGACATGAAGAAAATGCTCCCTCGGCTGCATGTCGTTGTCTATGTCGGGTCGTTGCTTCTATCATAAGATCCTCATTATCAAAATAATCTTCATCTAAGTTATAAAGAGTATTTAGAAAGAGATCCATAGGGAactaagaggaaaaaaaaaatgcaaagaatTGGAAGAAGAAATATTGGTTTTTGATAAGTGGGAAGTAGTTAAAGGATGGATATATTTATAGGGCTTAATCCAAAACTATTAGCTACATCTAAAAATCTTGGCAAAAGAAGGACGGTTAGCTACATCTACAAGTTGGCTTGAAGAATTATGGATATGAATGTTGGGTATTGTGTATGGTGGAATGAATGTGTTTGACCAAGGATAGAATTGTAGATGTAAAGTTTATGTAGAAAAGAAGGGTGGTTTGTGGAAGTGTTTGTTAGTTTCAAACATTGTAGATATGAATATTGGTTAGATAAAATATTGgcataatataattgttggatgaacagattgtatatgtgtttgttggttccttaaattattatatgtatGATTGTTATGTAGAAGAAGGGTTGACAAAATGTGTTTGTTAGTAATtaggttgaggaaaaaaattaattggatatcaataatttaagtatcaaattaaattattaatgtacatatagttAGTTTGatagcaaaatatgaaaaaaaaatattattattaaaaaaataatattatattattattttgatgaatccaatggctaatccaatgtgggattatggatagaaaggttttagatttatggaaaacttatacttttcatcaaattttgaagatggctttaatgaagccaatgtggatgctctaaaGGGAGCTGATTTTCCCCTCTCCGATTGCTTCATTTGCATGCTTTTTATTTCGTAAGCTAACTTTTTTCCTACTGATTTTCCTTTCGCCAGCCAAATAGCGAGCAACATTGGTGGAGTGGTTGAATAACACTCTCCCTGATGTTATCTTACTATCGAATGCATCAGATGACATGAAGACTTGAGAATGTGtttaaaagaaactaaaaataatatggttttgcttgctttgtttttaaatatattcacaaatcttttattattttgtttactatgttttttattttattttcaatatgtttgatTGATAATACTATTTTGTGCCAGATATTGAATAAGCTCAGACTCGGCTCTGTGAGTGAGGTTGTTgaattgttcttttttttttttcattcttctctttttattgagatttattatGGATGCTGGATTCTCAATCCTAACTTTCATTTTCCATTCCAGGAAGGTGATTCTAGTTGTTCTTCAGTTTCCGCAGAAAATATTAAAAGCTTTCTATCTTCAATGGACGATTTGCTGATGACCAGATTCAAGATGTCAGACTTAGTGAAGGtactaatatatttttcaatgatTTTTGCAAGTCCCATGCAATCATCTAATAGTGACTTATGGCCACTTTGCGATATCATATATACACACAAGATGGTTCTTGGTAATGGATTAACAACTCTTAACGTACATGCTCAAGATAATGTGATTTACATGCGGGAGTGAGCCTTTGATAATTTGCTATATACGACACTTCTATTCCCCTTTCATCTCACTACGTAAATGTGACACTTTTCATCACTCTTGCGTCATCTTTATATCTTTTGTAAAAGAAAGTTCAAAAGTTGATGAACAATGTCATTTCATCATAGTGGGATGAAGGTATAGTATAtagcaattttctttttcttatgcGTGTCTGCTTCTCCTAGTTGGCCTTTGCTTCTAAAtgttcctttctctctctcacacattaGTGAGTTTTATGCAGGGATCTATGAAGAGTGTTATTGAATG
This is a stretch of genomic DNA from Carya illinoinensis cultivar Pawnee chromosome 15, C.illinoinensisPawnee_v1, whole genome shotgun sequence. It encodes these proteins:
- the LOC122295950 gene encoding uncharacterized protein LOC122295950, yielding MTATIRMLAYRVTADLTDEYVRIGESTARLSMKKFVKAIVSIFGGEYLRYPTSNDIARLLEVEQRRGFLGMLDSIDCMHWKWKNCPSAWKCMYAGHVNKPTIILEVVASYDLWIWHAFFGLPGSHNDINVLDRSSVFAAVAEGRAPPCNYTINGHEYTMRYYLADGIYPSWAILVKTIPAPHGKRKKHFAACQESARKDVERAFGVLQARFVIVRGPARYFQPKVLKDIIYTCIILHNMIIEDERHLYLGADQFNYEVNDDTPFEPISRDNIPDFMEFIAHHYRIRDRGTHSQLQADLIEHLWNMHGRA